In Sedimentibacter sp. MB31-C6, one genomic interval encodes:
- a CDS encoding GDSL-type esterase/lipase family protein, which yields MKIVCLGDSLTYGYMIRRSKIWTNLSQDKTGFEIINEGISGDTSGGMLCRIKHSVYDKNPQVVFIMGGINDLIAGADLGVVTSNIMSMTHQSLAKAILPIIGIPPKINIDNIQKNWAEFTDFNKIAEEHNKYHDWVLEFCKCFKVKYIDFYTEFEKEAGTNFKNLFLDGLHPNEEGHEIMAEIFCRHITEE from the coding sequence TAGTTTGTTTGGGAGATAGTTTAACATATGGTTATATGATAAGAAGGTCTAAGATATGGACTAATTTATCACAGGATAAAACAGGGTTTGAAATTATCAACGAAGGAATATCTGGCGACACTTCTGGTGGGATGTTATGCAGAATCAAGCATTCAGTTTATGATAAAAATCCACAAGTAGTATTTATTATGGGAGGAATTAATGATTTAATAGCAGGAGCTGATTTGGGAGTTGTGACATCTAATATTATGTCTATGACACATCAGTCTTTAGCGAAAGCTATTTTACCAATCATAGGAATTCCACCAAAAATTAATATCGATAATATTCAAAAAAACTGGGCAGAATTTACAGATTTTAATAAGATAGCAGAAGAACATAATAAATATCATGATTGGGTTTTGGAATTCTGTAAATGTTTTAAAGTTAAATATATAGATTTTTACACAGAATTTGAAAAGGAAGCAGGAACTAATTTTAAGAATTTATTTTTGGATGGTCTTCATCCAAATGAGGAAGGCCATGAAATTATGGCGGAAATATTTTGTCGTCATATAACAGAGGAGTAA